A stretch of Thermus caldifontis DNA encodes these proteins:
- a CDS encoding ABC transporter permease translates to MAYGGLLVFLFLGLALFYPLGRILALGVGEGFARALTNPYYWERYLWSLEYGVLSALLTLILALPLAFSFRRRFPLREVFLALSTLPFVLPTPVVALGFLALLGPRGLLGVDLYGTKALLFLAAVFYNLGLALRILLPVALNLEGPLQAARVLGATPFRAFLRVGFPLILPALGSAGLLVFIYAFSAFGVPLLLGGPRYATLEVEVYTLLAYRLAFPEASALMLLEILTLALAVALYLCLKPYPLPPGGLLPAPPWAYALGLGVFFLLLFAPLWGLLLRLDLGALASAWASEDFTPLSLALGNSLRFTFLALLLALPLGVAYAAAARRNPLMDLLGLFPLMVSPVAVGLGYLLAYPQLRGSLLLLLAAYALLAYPLLARALLPALRSLSPSLLEAARVLGATPLRAFFRVEIPLVLPALQSGLALALAAILGEFGASLVLWRPEWTTLTLAIYERLGRPGEAPFREALAIAALLALLSGVIFYLLDRGRGRVG, encoded by the coding sequence ATGGCCTACGGGGGTCTATTGGTCTTCCTCTTCCTGGGCTTGGCCCTTTTCTACCCCTTGGGGCGCATCCTGGCCCTGGGGGTGGGGGAGGGGTTCGCCAGGGCCCTGACGAACCCCTACTACTGGGAGCGGTACCTTTGGAGCCTGGAGTACGGGGTTCTTTCCGCCCTCCTGACCCTGATTCTGGCCCTACCCCTGGCCTTTTCCTTCCGCCGCCGCTTCCCCTTAAGGGAGGTCTTCCTGGCCCTTTCCACCCTGCCCTTCGTTCTGCCTACCCCGGTGGTGGCCCTGGGGTTTTTGGCCCTCCTGGGGCCCAGGGGGCTTTTGGGGGTGGACCTTTACGGCACCAAGGCCCTCCTCTTCCTGGCGGCGGTGTTTTACAACCTGGGCCTGGCCCTAAGGATTCTCCTGCCGGTGGCCCTGAACCTGGAGGGCCCCTTGCAGGCGGCCCGGGTCCTGGGGGCCACGCCCTTTAGGGCGTTTTTGCGGGTGGGGTTTCCCCTGATCCTTCCCGCCTTGGGCTCTGCGGGACTTTTGGTGTTCATCTACGCCTTTTCCGCCTTTGGGGTGCCCCTTCTCTTGGGCGGGCCCCGGTACGCCACCCTCGAGGTGGAGGTCTATACCCTCTTGGCCTACCGCCTGGCCTTTCCCGAGGCCAGCGCCCTGATGCTCCTGGAGATCCTCACCCTGGCCCTGGCTGTGGCCCTCTATCTCTGCCTCAAGCCCTACCCCCTGCCACCAGGAGGCCTCCTCCCCGCTCCCCCTTGGGCCTACGCCCTGGGCCTAGGGGTCTTCTTTTTGCTCCTCTTTGCCCCCTTGTGGGGGCTTCTTCTGCGCCTGGACCTGGGGGCCTTGGCCTCCGCCTGGGCCTCGGAGGACTTCACCCCCCTTTCCCTAGCCTTGGGAAATAGCCTCCGCTTCACCTTTCTGGCCCTCCTTTTGGCCTTACCCCTGGGGGTGGCCTATGCGGCGGCGGCCCGGAGGAACCCCCTCATGGACCTTTTGGGCCTTTTTCCCCTTATGGTGAGCCCGGTGGCGGTGGGCCTCGGCTACCTTCTCGCCTACCCCCAGCTTCGGGGCTCCCTGCTCCTCCTGCTTGCCGCCTATGCCCTTCTGGCCTACCCCCTCCTTGCCCGGGCCCTCTTACCTGCCTTGCGCAGCCTATCCCCGAGCCTCCTCGAGGCGGCCCGGGTCCTGGGGGCCACGCCCCTTAGGGCCTTTTTCCGGGTGGAGATCCCCTTGGTCCTTCCCGCCTTGCAATCCGGGCTTGCCCTGGCCTTGGCGGCCATCCTGGGGGAGTTTGGGGCCAGCCTGGTGCTCTGGCGGCCCGAGTGGACCACCCTGACCCTGGCCATTTACGAGCGCCTGGGCCGGCCCGGGGAGGCTCCTTTCCGGGAGGCCTTGGCCATAGCCGCCCTTTTGGCCCTTCTTTCCGGGGTCATTTTTTACCTGCTGGACCGGGGCAGGGGGCGGGTGGGCTAG